One genomic segment of Pongo pygmaeus isolate AG05252 chromosome 19, NHGRI_mPonPyg2-v2.0_pri, whole genome shotgun sequence includes these proteins:
- the PTGES3L gene encoding putative protein PTGES3L isoform X2, producing the protein MARCKNVDGVELYNEIEFYAKVNSKDSQDKRSSRSITCFVRKWKEKVAWPRLTKEDIKPVWLSVDFDNWRDWEGDEEMELAHVEHYAELLKKVSTKRPPPAMDDLDDDSDSADATSN; encoded by the exons ATGGCACG CTGCAAGAATGTCGATGGAGTGGAGTTGTACAATGAGATTGAGTTCTATGCCAAAGTGAACTCCAAG GACTCCCAGGATAAGCGCTCTTCCCGCTCTATTACTTGCTTTGTGaggaaatggaaggaaaaggtGGCCTGGCCGCGGCTTACCAAGGAGGATATCAAG CCAGTGTGGCTGTCTGTGGACTTTGATAACTGGAGAGACTGGGAAGGGGATGAAGAGATGGAGCTGGCTCATGTGGAACATTATGCAGAG CTTTTGAAGAAGGTCAGCACCAAGAGACCTCCACCTGCCATGGATGATTTGGAT gatGATTCTGACAGTGCTGATGCAACAAGTAATTAA
- the PTGES3L gene encoding putative protein PTGES3L isoform X1, producing the protein MARQHARTLWYDRPRYVFMEFCVEDSTDVHVLIEDHRIVFSCKNVDGVELYNEIEFYAKVNSKDSQDKRSSRSITCFVRKWKEKVAWPRLTKEDIKPVWLSVDFDNWRDWEGDEEMELAHVEHYAELLKKVSTKRPPPAMDDLDDDSDSADATSN; encoded by the exons ATGGCACG GCAGCACGCCCGGACCCTGTGGTACGACAGGCCCAGGTATGTGTTCATGGAGTTTTGTGTTGAGGACAGCACCGATGTCCACGTGCTTATTGAGGATCACCGCATTGTGTTCAG CTGCAAGAATGTCGATGGAGTGGAGTTGTACAATGAGATTGAGTTCTATGCCAAAGTGAACTCCAAG GACTCCCAGGATAAGCGCTCTTCCCGCTCTATTACTTGCTTTGTGaggaaatggaaggaaaaggtGGCCTGGCCGCGGCTTACCAAGGAGGATATCAAG CCAGTGTGGCTGTCTGTGGACTTTGATAACTGGAGAGACTGGGAAGGGGATGAAGAGATGGAGCTGGCTCATGTGGAACATTATGCAGAG CTTTTGAAGAAGGTCAGCACCAAGAGACCTCCACCTGCCATGGATGATTTGGAT gatGATTCTGACAGTGCTGATGCAACAAGTAATTAA
- the RUNDC1 gene encoding RUN domain-containing protein 1 isoform X2: MTFPRYHSPVSPTRSAQCLIHNRRSTKHYCPELNPPGRRALGDFGTSGPAHHSPGVPRHRAVAMAAGGARLTCGGVSGKMAAIEAAAEPVTVVAAVGPKAKDEEEEEEEPLPPCEAVRWAPVGAVAEARPGATAFLEEATAEEPGAAPGSPPDSPGRTLRRLRAERRRLDSALLALSSHFAQVQFRLRQVVRGAPAEQQRLLRELEDFAFRGCPHVLGYEGPGDPASDEGDGLPGDRPRLRGDDQSEQEKQERLETQREKQKELILQLKTQLDDLETFAYQEGSYDSLPQSVVLERQRVIIDELIKKLDMNLNEDISSLSTEELRQRVDAAVAQIVNPARVKEQLVEQLKTQIRDLEMFINFIQDEVGSPLQTGGGHCECKAGGKTGNGCSRTGSNRPPPGNSKTKAEDVKKVQETGLHLMRRALAMLQIFAVSQFGCATGQIPPTLWQRGQADRDYSPLLKRLEVSVDRVKQLALRQQPHDHVVTSANLQDLSLGGKDELTMAVRKELTVAVRDLLAHGLYASSPGMSLVMAPIACLLPAFSSAPEAMHPWELFVKYYHAKNGRAYVESPARKLSQSFALPVTGGTVVTPKQSLLTAIHVVLTEHDPFKRSADSELKALVCMALNEQRLVSWVNLICKSGSLIEPHYQPWSYMAHTGFESALNLLSRLSSLKFSLPVDLAVRQLKNIKDAF, encoded by the exons ATGACTTTTCCCCGGTATCATTCACCTGTTTCTCCGACGCGTAGCGCTCAGTGTCTGATTCACAATAGGCGCTCAACAAAACATTATTGTCCTGAATTAAATCCCCCGGGAAGGCGCGCCCTTGGGGACTTCGGTACTTCAGGCCCCGCCCACCACTCCCCTGGGGTTCCCCGCCACCGCGCCGTTGCCATGGCAGCAGGGGGGGCGCGGCTGACGTGCGGCGGTGTTTCCGGAAAGATGGCGGCTATCGAAGCGGCTGCAGAGCCGGTAACGGTGGTGGCGGCTGTTGGGCCAAAGGCGAAAGacgaagaggaggaggaagaggagccgCTGCCACCGTGCGAGGCGGTGCGCTGGGCCCCAGTGGGGGCGGTGGCGGAGGCCCGGCCTGGAGCAACCGCGTTTTTGGAAGAGGCGACGGCCGAGGAGCCTGGCGCGGCACCGGGCTCCCCGCCGGATTCGCCGGGCCGGACGCTGCGGCGGCTGCGGGCAGAGCGGCGGCGGCTGGACTCGGCGCTGCTGGCGCTGTCCTCGCACTTCGCGCAGGTGCAGTTCCGCCTGCGCCAGGTGGTGCGCGGGGCGCCGGCGGAGCAGCAGCGCCTTCTGCGGGAGCTCGAAGACTTCGCCTTCCGCGGCTGCCCTCACGTCCTAGGTTACGAAGGGCCCGGCGACCCCGCCAGCGATGAGGGCGATGGGCTGCCAGGGGACCGGCCACGGTTGCGGGGCGACGACCAG AGTGAACAGGAAAAGCAAGAGCGTCTGGAAACCCAAAGGGAGAAGCAGAAAGAACTGATACTGCAGCTGAAGACCCAGCTAGATGACCTGGAAACTTTTGCCTATCAAGAGGGCAGTTACGACTCACTGCCACAGTCCGTGGTGTTGGAAAGACAGCGG GTGATCATAGATGAGTTAATAAAGAAACTGGACATGAATCTGAATGAGGACATCAGTTCCCTGTCCACTGAAGAGCTTCGTCAGCGCGTAGATGCAGCAGTGGCTCAGATCGTCAACCCAGCCCGAGTCAAAGAACAGTTGGTTGAGCAACTGAAAACTCAGATCCGAGACCTTGAGATGTTCATCAACTTCATCCAAG ATGAAGTGGGAAGCCCCTTGCAGACAGGTGGTGGACACTGTGAGTGCAAGGCCGGTGGGAAGACAGGAAATGGCTGCAGCAGAACAGGCAGCAACAGACCGCCTCCAGGAAACAGCAAAA caaaggcagaggatgtgaagaaagtccAGGAGACGGGGCTGCACCTGATGCGGCGAGCGCTGGCCATGCTCCAGATCTTTGCTGTTAGCCAGTTTGGTTGTGCCACAGGCCAGATCCCTCCAACCCTGTGGCAGAGGGGCCAGGCTGACAGAGACTATTCTCCCTTGCTGAAGAGGCTGGAGGTATCAGTGGACAGAGTGAAGCAGCTAGCCTTGAGGCAGCAGCCACATGACCATGTCGTCACCTCTGCCAACCTCCAGGACCTCTCTCTGGGAGGCAAGGATGAGCTGACTATGGCTGTGCGGAAGGAGCTAACGGTGGCTGTGAGGGACCTGCTGGCCCATGGACTGTATGCCTCCTCCCCAGGGATGAGCCTTGTTATGGCTCCTATTGCTTGTTTGCTGCCAGCCTTCTCCTCGGCCCCAGAGGCCATGCACCCATGGGAGCTCTTTGTAAAGTACTACCATGCTAAGAACGGCCGTGCTTATGTGGAATCCCCAGCCCGGAAGCTCTCCCAGTCCTTCGCCCTTCCTGTTACGGGAGGCACTGTTGTCACCCCCAAACAGAGCCTACTGACAGCCATCCACGTGGTGCTGACAGAGCACGACCCTTTTAAGCGCAGTGCAGACTCGGAATTGAAGGCCTTGGTGTGCATGGCACTGAATGAGCAGCGTCTGGTGTCCTGGGTGAACCTCATCTGCAAGTCCGGGTCACTCATCGAGCCTCACTACCAGCCCTGGAGCTACATGGCACACACAGGCTTTGAAAGTGCCCTCAACCTGCTCAGTCGCCTCAGCAGCCTCAAGTTTAGCCTCCCTGTAGATCTGGCTGTGCGCCAGCTCAAAAACATCAAAGATGCCTTTTGA
- the RUNDC1 gene encoding RUN domain-containing protein 1 isoform X1: MAAIEAAAEPVTVVAAVGPKAKDEEEEEEEPLPPCEAVRWAPVGAVAEARPGATAFLEEATAEEPGAAPGSPPDSPGRTLRRLRAERRRLDSALLALSSHFAQVQFRLRQVVRGAPAEQQRLLRELEDFAFRGCPHVLGYEGPGDPASDEGDGLPGDRPRLRGDDQSEQEKQERLETQREKQKELILQLKTQLDDLETFAYQEGSYDSLPQSVVLERQRVIIDELIKKLDMNLNEDISSLSTEELRQRVDAAVAQIVNPARVKEQLVEQLKTQIRDLEMFINFIQDEVGSPLQTGGGHCECKAGGKTGNGCSRTGSNRPPPGNSKTAKAEDVKKVQETGLHLMRRALAMLQIFAVSQFGCATGQIPPTLWQRGQADRDYSPLLKRLEVSVDRVKQLALRQQPHDHVVTSANLQDLSLGGKDELTMAVRKELTVAVRDLLAHGLYASSPGMSLVMAPIACLLPAFSSAPEAMHPWELFVKYYHAKNGRAYVESPARKLSQSFALPVTGGTVVTPKQSLLTAIHVVLTEHDPFKRSADSELKALVCMALNEQRLVSWVNLICKSGSLIEPHYQPWSYMAHTGFESALNLLSRLSSLKFSLPVDLAVRQLKNIKDAF, encoded by the exons ATGGCGGCTATCGAAGCGGCTGCAGAGCCGGTAACGGTGGTGGCGGCTGTTGGGCCAAAGGCGAAAGacgaagaggaggaggaagaggagccgCTGCCACCGTGCGAGGCGGTGCGCTGGGCCCCAGTGGGGGCGGTGGCGGAGGCCCGGCCTGGAGCAACCGCGTTTTTGGAAGAGGCGACGGCCGAGGAGCCTGGCGCGGCACCGGGCTCCCCGCCGGATTCGCCGGGCCGGACGCTGCGGCGGCTGCGGGCAGAGCGGCGGCGGCTGGACTCGGCGCTGCTGGCGCTGTCCTCGCACTTCGCGCAGGTGCAGTTCCGCCTGCGCCAGGTGGTGCGCGGGGCGCCGGCGGAGCAGCAGCGCCTTCTGCGGGAGCTCGAAGACTTCGCCTTCCGCGGCTGCCCTCACGTCCTAGGTTACGAAGGGCCCGGCGACCCCGCCAGCGATGAGGGCGATGGGCTGCCAGGGGACCGGCCACGGTTGCGGGGCGACGACCAG AGTGAACAGGAAAAGCAAGAGCGTCTGGAAACCCAAAGGGAGAAGCAGAAAGAACTGATACTGCAGCTGAAGACCCAGCTAGATGACCTGGAAACTTTTGCCTATCAAGAGGGCAGTTACGACTCACTGCCACAGTCCGTGGTGTTGGAAAGACAGCGG GTGATCATAGATGAGTTAATAAAGAAACTGGACATGAATCTGAATGAGGACATCAGTTCCCTGTCCACTGAAGAGCTTCGTCAGCGCGTAGATGCAGCAGTGGCTCAGATCGTCAACCCAGCCCGAGTCAAAGAACAGTTGGTTGAGCAACTGAAAACTCAGATCCGAGACCTTGAGATGTTCATCAACTTCATCCAAG ATGAAGTGGGAAGCCCCTTGCAGACAGGTGGTGGACACTGTGAGTGCAAGGCCGGTGGGAAGACAGGAAATGGCTGCAGCAGAACAGGCAGCAACAGACCGCCTCCAGGAAACAGCAAAA cagcaaaggcagaggatgtgaagaaagtccAGGAGACGGGGCTGCACCTGATGCGGCGAGCGCTGGCCATGCTCCAGATCTTTGCTGTTAGCCAGTTTGGTTGTGCCACAGGCCAGATCCCTCCAACCCTGTGGCAGAGGGGCCAGGCTGACAGAGACTATTCTCCCTTGCTGAAGAGGCTGGAGGTATCAGTGGACAGAGTGAAGCAGCTAGCCTTGAGGCAGCAGCCACATGACCATGTCGTCACCTCTGCCAACCTCCAGGACCTCTCTCTGGGAGGCAAGGATGAGCTGACTATGGCTGTGCGGAAGGAGCTAACGGTGGCTGTGAGGGACCTGCTGGCCCATGGACTGTATGCCTCCTCCCCAGGGATGAGCCTTGTTATGGCTCCTATTGCTTGTTTGCTGCCAGCCTTCTCCTCGGCCCCAGAGGCCATGCACCCATGGGAGCTCTTTGTAAAGTACTACCATGCTAAGAACGGCCGTGCTTATGTGGAATCCCCAGCCCGGAAGCTCTCCCAGTCCTTCGCCCTTCCTGTTACGGGAGGCACTGTTGTCACCCCCAAACAGAGCCTACTGACAGCCATCCACGTGGTGCTGACAGAGCACGACCCTTTTAAGCGCAGTGCAGACTCGGAATTGAAGGCCTTGGTGTGCATGGCACTGAATGAGCAGCGTCTGGTGTCCTGGGTGAACCTCATCTGCAAGTCCGGGTCACTCATCGAGCCTCACTACCAGCCCTGGAGCTACATGGCACACACAGGCTTTGAAAGTGCCCTCAACCTGCTCAGTCGCCTCAGCAGCCTCAAGTTTAGCCTCCCTGTAGATCTGGCTGTGCGCCAGCTCAAAAACATCAAAGATGCCTTTTGA
- the RPL27 gene encoding large ribosomal subunit protein eL27 — MGKFMKPGKVVLVLAGRYSGRKAVIVKNIDDGTSDRPYSHALVAGIDRYPRKVTAAMGKKKIAKRSKIKSFVKVYNYNHLMPTRYSVDIPLDKTVVNKDVFRDPALKRKARREAKVKFEERYKTGKNKWFFQKLRF; from the exons ATGGGCAAGTTCATGAAACCTGGGAAGGTGGTGCTTGTCCTGGCTGGACGCTACTCCGGACGCAAAGCTGTCATCGTGAAG AACATTGATGATGGCACCTCAGATCGCCCCTACAGCCATGCTCTGGTGGCTGGAATTGACCGCTACCCCCGCAAAGTGACAGCTGCCATGGGCAAGAAGAAGATCGCCAAGAGGTCAAAGATAAAGTCTTTTGTGAAAGTTTATAACTACAATCACCTAATGCCCACAAG GTACTCTGTGGATATCCCCTTGGACAAAACTGTTGTCAATAAGGATGTCTTCAGAGATCCTGCTCTTAAACGCAAGGCCCGACGGGAGGCCAAGGTCAAGTTTGAAGAGAG aTACAAGACAGGCAAGAACAAGTGGTTCTTCCAGAAACTGCGGTTTTAG